A genome region from Psychrobacter jeotgali includes the following:
- a CDS encoding Maf family protein: MDIILASGSPRRRELLHSAQLDFTVMSVDIDETPCTNESPLDYIQRMVSQKAIAAINQLDQQHKAESAVLFKPFIILTADTIGVLPDGKTVLVKPTNREHAYAMWQQMSDNTHQVWTAVQATKVALRSDQLDKIDNKAALTVSWQQQIIERTEVNFVPLTAEMMKSYWESGEPADKAGGYAIQGLAAGWVSRINGSYTNVVGLPLAQTLALINEAIKR, from the coding sequence GCTTCTGCATAGTGCCCAGCTAGACTTTACGGTTATGAGCGTTGATATCGACGAAACGCCGTGTACCAATGAGTCTCCTTTAGACTACATTCAACGCATGGTTTCCCAAAAAGCCATTGCTGCTATAAACCAGTTAGATCAACAGCATAAAGCTGAGTCCGCTGTATTATTCAAACCCTTTATTATTTTAACCGCCGACACTATCGGGGTATTACCCGATGGCAAGACGGTGTTGGTCAAACCCACCAATCGTGAGCATGCCTATGCGATGTGGCAGCAGATGTCCGATAATACTCATCAAGTATGGACGGCGGTACAAGCGACCAAAGTAGCATTAAGGTCAGATCAGCTGGATAAAATTGATAATAAAGCAGCATTAACCGTATCATGGCAACAACAGATTATTGAGCGTACAGAAGTAAACTTTGTCCCATTGACCGCAGAGATGATGAAAAGTTATTGGGAAAGTGGGGAGCCTGCAGATAAAGCAGGGGGTTACGCTATTCAAGGCTTGGCTGCTGGATGGGTGAGCCGTATCAATGGTAGTTATACTAATGTAGTTGGATTACCGCTGGCACAAACCTTAGCTTTAATTAATGAGGCCATCAAAAGGTAG
- a CDS encoding Rne/Rng family ribonuclease, with translation MSEELLINISPMESRVAVLDNGVLGEIYIERHHKLGLVGNIYLGTVVRVLPGMQAAFVDIGQSRTAFLHVNDMQRAPAIKPKETVIDIHPKTTTQATDLAETPPVVSAKSTEVVTVASKNLIQHRLHEGQRILVQVTKDQLGSKGARLTTNISLPSRYLVYLPSSDHIGISQRIDGEEERNRLKSELVSLMQTVNLQGGLIARTAAEHVPVNKLEEDIYYLLQLWRTICARKQEQNHHQSSELIYQELSLPLRSIRDLVHADTEKIIVDNAQIYEQVRYFAKEFVPFIYDRIVHYTAEQSLFDVHRVEDDLRDALKRRVDLKSGGYLIIDQTEAMTTIDVNTGSFVGGRSLEDTVYKTNLEATHAIARQLRLRNLGGIIILDFIDMLEQEHKDDVLESLQTQLAQDYAKTNITQVSELGLVEMTRKRTRESLGQQLCEPCATCQGRGFVKTAETVCFEIFREIMRCARTYNSPKKFTVVAHAAVIDLLLTSEADTVADLEYLLGRVITFEVENLYTQEQYDIVLD, from the coding sequence ATGTCTGAAGAGCTGCTAATTAATATTAGTCCAATGGAGTCCCGCGTGGCAGTTTTGGATAATGGGGTGCTGGGCGAGATTTATATCGAGCGCCACCACAAGCTAGGGTTAGTAGGGAATATCTATTTGGGAACGGTCGTGCGCGTATTGCCCGGTATGCAAGCGGCCTTTGTCGATATTGGTCAGTCGCGTACCGCATTTCTGCATGTCAATGATATGCAGCGTGCGCCTGCTATCAAGCCCAAAGAAACTGTGATTGATATCCACCCCAAAACCACTACTCAAGCTACTGATTTGGCAGAGACCCCGCCGGTGGTTAGTGCAAAGAGTACCGAAGTGGTTACTGTCGCTAGTAAGAACCTTATCCAGCATCGCTTGCACGAAGGTCAGCGTATTTTGGTCCAAGTAACCAAAGATCAGCTGGGTAGTAAAGGTGCACGCTTGACTACCAATATCTCCTTGCCGTCGCGGTATTTGGTTTATCTGCCCTCCAGTGATCATATCGGCATCTCTCAACGTATTGATGGCGAAGAGGAGCGCAATCGGCTAAAGTCTGAGCTGGTGAGCCTGATGCAAACGGTAAACTTACAAGGTGGTCTGATTGCGCGTACTGCTGCTGAACATGTCCCGGTCAACAAGCTTGAAGAGGATATTTACTACCTATTGCAGTTGTGGCGTACTATTTGTGCACGCAAGCAAGAACAGAATCATCATCAAAGCTCAGAGCTTATTTATCAAGAGTTATCACTACCGCTGCGCTCTATCCGCGACTTGGTTCATGCCGATACCGAAAAGATTATCGTTGATAATGCCCAAATCTATGAGCAAGTTCGTTATTTTGCTAAAGAGTTTGTGCCTTTTATTTACGACCGTATCGTGCACTATACTGCGGAGCAGTCGCTGTTTGATGTACACCGAGTAGAGGATGACCTGCGTGATGCGCTCAAGCGCCGGGTAGATTTAAAGTCGGGCGGTTACCTGATTATCGACCAAACCGAAGCAATGACCACTATTGATGTTAATACTGGCTCTTTTGTAGGTGGTCGTTCATTAGAAGATACGGTTTATAAAACCAATCTTGAGGCCACCCATGCTATTGCTCGCCAACTACGACTGCGTAATTTGGGCGGGATTATTATTCTAGATTTTATCGATATGTTAGAGCAGGAGCATAAAGATGATGTGCTGGAGAGTCTGCAAACCCAGCTAGCACAGGATTATGCCAAAACCAATATTACCCAAGTTAGTGAGCTTGGGTTGGTGGAGATGACCCGTAAGCGCACCCGTGAGTCTCTTGGGCAACAACTGTGTGAGCCATGTGCGACTTGTCAGGGAAGGGGGTTTGTAAAAACCGCTGAAACCGTTTGCTTTGAGATATTTCGTGAGATTATGCGCTGCGCTCGTACTTATAATTCTCCAAAGAAGTTTACGGTCGTCGCCCATGCAGCGGTCATTGATTTATTATTAACCTCAGAAGCCGATACAGTAGCCGACTTAGAATATCTGTTAGGGCGGGTCATTACTTTTGAGGTGGAGAACCTTTATACTCAAGAGCAGTATGATATTGTTTTGGACTAA